A window from Alosa alosa isolate M-15738 ecotype Scorff River unplaced genomic scaffold, AALO_Geno_1.1 AALO_1.0_unplaced_10, whole genome shotgun sequence encodes these proteins:
- the LOC125290040 gene encoding uncharacterized protein LOC125290040, with product MLLSRLAGSRVASTAKDSPSLSGGTPGSVDVAPPSLRTKPHRPGQSTPAPPQPDTLRPQAVSLPIFGVPPPAAFSRSCALLHPARSTLSHPRRSNNATGCTAQDKASESHQLSPAPVPQKRQAPGRPAPPHQHTGQAPPRQHTEQAPPRQQTGQAPPHQHTGQVDVDGKAPHKLKQDYQPHPWEPSITKDLPSPHTLKLSLVKPDTVCVTWKHNEEVTDDTKFRITWTSKSNNQEYHEVQVPKVTIKDLVATVEYEFKVAYLSADRRRCSPYVSKTISTGVPAPEKLLVDSVTATSANVSWSLADKMRQRPHRFLIYYWSEDDDPEAISTESYTTDITGLTPETEYHLSISTVLHGEPSKAVETHFFTDDVSNSQLTGALPESKQTTLSRVWTFYTVAPGKAQNIVQHISKWLKERHMKEEESPEECDFILAVCPIVSDLPQTLRQF from the exons ATGCTCCTCTCCCGCCTGGCGGGGTCCAGAGTGGCCTCCACTGCCAAGGACTCTCCATCCCTGAGCGGTGGAACTCCCGGGTCGGTTGACGTTGCACCTCCGTCGCTCCGCACCAAGCCTCACCGGCCGGGGCAGTCAACCCCAGCGCCGCCGCAGCCGGACACGCTGCGCCCTCAGGCCGTCAGCTTACCGATCTTCGGCGTCCCTCCTCCTGCTGCCTTCTCGCGGAGCTGTGCTCTGCTGCACCCGGCCCGGTCCACTCTGTCCCACCCTCGACGAAG CAACAATGCCACTGGCTGCACGGCCCAAGACAAAGCATCTGAGTCACATCAACTCAGTCCTGCCCCAGTCCCTCAAAAGAGGCAGGCACCAGGGAGGCCGGCCCCACCCCACCAACACACTGGACAAGCCCCACCACGCCAACACACTGAACAAGCCCCACCCCGCCAACAGACTGGACAAGCCCCACCCCACCAACACACTGGACAAGTGGATGTAGATGGCAAAGCTCCTCACAAGTTGAAACAG GATTATCAGCCACATCCATGGGAACCATCAATTACTAAAG ATTTACCCTCTCCTCATACACTTAAGTTATCTTTAGTGAAACCAGACACTGTGTGCGTAACCTGGAAACACAATGAAGAAGTGACTGATGATACAAAATTCAGAATCACCTGGACAAGTAAAAGTAATAACCAGGAATACCATGAGGTGCAAGTTCCAAAAGTAACTATTAAGGATCTTGTAGCAACAGTGGAGTATGAATTTAAAGTTGCCTATCTGAGTGCTGACAGAAGACGGTGCAGTCCATATGTGTCTAAAACTATATCAACAG GTGTCCCAGCACCTGAAAAGTTATTGGTGGATTCAGTGACTGCTACATCTGCTAATGTTAGCTGGAGTCTGGCTGACAAAATGAGGCAAAGACCACACCGATTTCTCATCTATTATTGGAGTGAAGACGATGATCCAGAGGCCATCTCTACAGAATCATACACCACAGACATCACAGGCTTGACTCCAGAAACTGAATACCATCTCAGTATATCCACAGTGCTTCATGGAGAACCAAGCAAGGCTGTTGAAACTCATTTTTTCACAG ATgatgttagtaacagtcaactGACGGGAGCATTACCAGAGAGCAAGCAAACTACTCTCTCTAGAG TGTGGACATTTTACACTGTGGCTCCTGGAAAGGCACAGAATATCGTTCAGCATATCAGCAAGTGGCTGAAAGAGAGACATATGAAAGAAGAAGAGTCGCCTGAGGAATGTGACTTCATCCTGGCTGTCTGTCCAATTGTATCAGACTTGCCACAGACTTTGAGGCAATTCTGA